One window of the Aquipuribacter sp. SD81 genome contains the following:
- a CDS encoding peptidoglycan DD-metalloendopeptidase family protein, which produces MHVRLPSTALAVLTAVAVALVPATAASASVQDSREEVQQAREEVAQLGREVEAAAAEYEEVEARLAEQEARAESAGARAAAQARTIARIEDELVVMAVEAYKLGGVDPKLQLLASGSLDMARSTDELGVVAGRKGASLDTLREAQVELERLRAEEQASLAEVEALEAELVERRAAIEKKLDGAKDALAVAEREHRARVAAEQQRQAELAASRARDERAAADAELQAQQAGAATLSDVSGSGGGMAMPASGPITSPFGWRTHPVYGDRRFHKGIDVGASCGTPVVAARSGSVTSASWHGSYGNIIVVEHGDGLSTAYAHLQGFATGGGSVERGQVIGYVGTTGLSTGCHLHFEVRQGGEPVNPMGYL; this is translated from the coding sequence GTGCACGTCCGCCTGCCCAGCACCGCCCTGGCCGTCCTCACGGCCGTCGCCGTCGCCCTGGTCCCGGCCACCGCCGCGTCCGCGTCCGTCCAGGACTCGCGCGAGGAGGTCCAGCAGGCGCGCGAGGAGGTCGCGCAGCTCGGCCGTGAGGTCGAGGCGGCCGCCGCGGAGTACGAGGAGGTCGAGGCCCGGCTCGCGGAGCAGGAGGCGCGCGCGGAGTCCGCCGGGGCCCGTGCCGCGGCGCAGGCCCGGACCATCGCCCGCATCGAGGACGAGCTCGTGGTCATGGCCGTCGAGGCCTACAAGCTGGGCGGGGTCGACCCCAAGCTGCAGCTGCTCGCCTCCGGCTCGCTCGACATGGCCCGCTCCACCGACGAGCTCGGCGTGGTCGCCGGCCGCAAGGGCGCCTCGCTCGACACGCTGCGCGAGGCGCAGGTCGAGCTCGAGCGGCTCCGCGCCGAGGAGCAGGCCTCGCTGGCCGAGGTCGAGGCCCTCGAGGCCGAGCTCGTCGAGCGTCGCGCCGCCATCGAGAAGAAGCTCGACGGGGCCAAGGACGCCCTCGCGGTCGCCGAGCGCGAGCATCGGGCGCGCGTGGCCGCCGAGCAGCAGCGCCAGGCCGAGCTCGCCGCCTCCCGGGCGCGTGACGAGCGGGCCGCCGCCGACGCGGAGCTGCAGGCCCAGCAGGCCGGCGCCGCCACCCTGTCCGACGTGTCCGGGAGCGGTGGCGGCATGGCCATGCCCGCGAGCGGCCCCATCACCTCGCCCTTCGGCTGGCGGACCCACCCGGTGTACGGCGACCGCCGCTTCCACAAGGGCATCGACGTCGGCGCGTCCTGCGGGACCCCGGTCGTCGCGGCCCGCTCCGGCAGCGTGACGTCCGCGAGCTGGCACGGCAGCTACGGCAACATCATCGTGGTCGAGCACGGCGACGGGCTCAGCACCGCCTACGCCCACCTGCAGGGCTTCGCCACGGGCGGCGGCTCGGTCGAGCGGGGCCAGGTCATCGGCTACGTCGGCACCACCGGCCTGTCGACCGGCTGCCACCTGCACTTCGAGGTGCGCCAGGGCGGCGAGCCCGTCAACCCGATGGGCTACCTCTGA